Proteins encoded by one window of Sulfurospirillum barnesii SES-3:
- the neuC gene encoding UDP-N-acetylglucosamine 2-epimerase: MSKKKIVFLTGTRADFGKLKSLIKITQKSHNYEVHLFVTGMHMNSKYGATVQEIVKSGFENIYSFINHDTVEHMDRTLAKTIDGFSHYIAEIKPDLIVVHGDRVEALAGAIVGSLNNILVTHIEGGEISGTIDELIRHAVSKMSHVHLVANEEAKKRLLQLGEIEESIQVIGSPDLDLMNPAHLPPEVEALEYYGIKFNKYAIAMFHPVTTEYEYISLYAKNFVDALIESQLNYIVIYPNNDLGSNEILAEYTRLKLNEKFRIYPSLRFEYFLTLLQNAEFIIGNSSAGIREAPYYNVPTIDIGTRQLNRAHLKTIIHCNYDKNEICKSIEKVTNSFTQSNDVVQNYFGDGKSDKMFLELLDSDNLWKINHQKQFRELV, translated from the coding sequence ATGAGTAAGAAAAAAATTGTTTTTCTTACAGGAACCAGAGCCGATTTTGGAAAGCTTAAATCTTTAATAAAAATCACTCAAAAATCTCATAATTATGAGGTGCACCTTTTTGTAACAGGCATGCATATGAACTCAAAGTATGGAGCTACTGTTCAAGAAATTGTAAAGTCAGGATTTGAAAACATTTATAGCTTCATTAATCATGATACAGTTGAGCATATGGATAGAACACTTGCTAAAACGATTGATGGTTTTTCACATTATATAGCCGAAATTAAACCAGACTTGATTGTTGTGCATGGAGATAGAGTGGAAGCTCTAGCAGGGGCTATTGTTGGAAGTTTAAACAATATACTGGTGACGCATATAGAAGGTGGTGAGATTTCTGGAACAATTGATGAGCTTATACGGCATGCAGTGAGTAAAATGTCTCATGTGCATTTGGTAGCGAATGAAGAGGCTAAAAAAAGATTATTACAACTTGGAGAGATTGAAGAATCTATACAGGTTATAGGCTCTCCTGATTTAGATTTAATGAACCCAGCTCATTTACCTCCTGAGGTAGAAGCTCTGGAGTATTATGGTATTAAGTTTAACAAATATGCTATTGCGATGTTCCACCCTGTAACAACAGAGTATGAATACATTTCTTTGTACGCAAAAAACTTTGTTGATGCACTGATTGAAAGCCAACTTAATTATATAGTAATTTATCCCAATAATGATTTAGGGAGTAATGAGATATTGGCTGAATATACACGATTAAAATTGAATGAAAAATTTAGAATTTATCCCTCTTTACGATTTGAATATTTTTTAACCTTGTTGCAAAATGCAGAGTTTATTATTGGAAACTCAAGTGCGGGGATAAGAGAAGCACCTTACTATAATGTTCCAACGATCGATATAGGCACAAGACAATTAAATCGAGCACACTTAAAAACGATTATACATTGTAATTATGATAAAAATGAAATTTGTAAAAGCATAGAAAAAGTAACAAATAGCTTCACACAAAGTAATGATGTTGTACAAAATTATTTTGGGGATGGGAAGAGTGATAAAATGTTTTTAGAGTTATTAGATTCTGATAACTTATGGAAAATAAATCATCAAAAGCAGTTTCGGGAGCTTGTTTAG